In Osmerus eperlanus chromosome 17, fOsmEpe2.1, whole genome shotgun sequence, a single genomic region encodes these proteins:
- the rtcb gene encoding RNA-splicing ligase RtcB homolog translates to MSRSYNDELQYMDKIGKNCWRIKKGFVPNMQVEGVFYVNDPLEKLIFEELRNACKGGGFGGFLPALKQIGNVAALPGIVHRSIGLPDVHSGYGFAIGNMAAFDMSDPTAVVSPGGVGFDINCGVRLLRTNLDEADVQPVKEQLAQALFDHIPVGVGSKGVIPMSAKDLEEALEMGVDWSLREGYAWAEDKEHCEEYGRMLQADPNKVSSKAKKRGLPQLGTLGAGNHYAEIQVVDEIYNDYAAKKMGIDHKGQVCVMIHSGSRGLGHQVATDALVAMEKAMKRDKIIVNDRQLACARITSDEGQDYLKGMAAAGNYAWVNRSSMTFLTRQAFSKVFTTTPDDLDMHVIYDVSHNIAKVEEHMVDGKQKTLLVHRKGSTRAFPPHHPLIAVDYQLTGQPVLIGGTMGTCSYVLTGTEQGMTETFGTTCHGAGRALSRAKSRRNLDFQDVLDKLADKGIAIRVASPKLVMEEAPESYKNVTDVVNTCHDAGISKKAIKLRPIAVIKG, encoded by the exons ATGAGCAGAAGTTACAATGACGAGTTGCAATATATGGATAAAATTGGCAAGAACTGTTGGCGTATCAAAAAGGGCTTTGTACCGAACATGCAG GTGGAAGGCGTCTTCTACGTTAACGACCCCCTTGAAAAGTTGATTTTTGAGGAATTACGAAATGCTTGTAAAGGAGGAG GTTTTGGTGGGTTTCTCCCGGCATTGAAACAGATTGGGAATGTGGCAGCTCTACCAGGAATAGTACAT AGATCTATTGGACTTCCAGATGTCCACTCGGGGTATGGCTTTGCCATTGGAAATATGGCTGCCTTTGACATGAGTGATCCCACTGCTGTGGTCTCCCCAG GGGGTGTGGGTTTCGACATAAACTGTGGCGTTCGTCTGCTGAGGACCAACCTGGATGAGGCGGACGTCCAGCCGGTGAAGGAGCAGCTGGCCCAGGCGCTGTTTGACCACATCCCAGTGGGAGTGGGCTCCAAGGGGGTCATCCCCATGAGCGCCAa GGACCTTGAGGAGGCCCTGGAGATGGGGGTGGACTGGTCCCTGAGGGAGGGCTACGCCTGGGCAGAGGACAAGGAGCACTGTGAGGAGTATGGCCGAATGCTCCAGGCTGACCCCAACAAGGTCTCCTCCAAGGCCAAGAAGAGGGGCCTGCCACAG CTGGGAACACTAGGGGCAGGGAACCACTATGCTGAGATCCAGGTGGTGGATGAGATCTACAACGACTACGCGGCCAAGAAGATGGGCATCGATCACAAGGGCCAGGTGTGCGTGATGATCCACAGTGGCAGCAGGGGGCTCGGGCACCAGGTGGCCACAG ATGCccttgttgccatggagaaggCGATGAAGAGGGACAAGATCATAGTGAATGACCGGCAGCTGGCCTGCGCTCGCATCACATCGGATGAGGGCCAGGACTACCTGAAGGGCATGGCCGCCGCAGGGAACTACGCCTGGGTCAACCGCTCCTCCATGACCTTCCTCACCAGACAG GCCTTCTCCAAGGTCTTCACCACCACGCCAGACGACCTGGACATGCACGTGATCTACGACGTGTCCCACAACATCGCCAAGGTGGAGGAGCACATGGTGGACGGCAAGCAGAAGACCCTGCTGGTGCACCGCAAGGGCTCCACCCGGGCCTTCCCCCCGCACCACCCCCTCATCGCCGTGGACTACCAG CTTACAGGCCAGCCGGTGTTAATTGGTGGCACAATGGGCACCTGCAGCTATGTCTTGACGGGGACAGAGCAGGGCATGACTGAGACCTTTGGCACCACCTGCCATGGCGCG GGGCGCGCTCTGTCTCGTGCCAAGTCCCGCAGGAACTTGGACTTCCAGGATGTGTTGGACAAGCTGGCAGACAAGGGCATTGCCATTCGAGTGGCCTCGCCCAAACTAGTCATGGAGGAG GCTCCTGAATCATACAAGAATGTGACGGATGTTGTCAACACATGCCACGATGCTGGAATAAGCAAGAAGGCTATTAAACTACGACCAATTGCCGTAATCAAGGGGTAA
- the fbxo7 gene encoding F-box only protein 7: MKLRVRVNKQTSRVELEGEEPTITELSIQIKEILLPSHGLSPDTEFTLSLNGTEPLCDTGQTLSSCSIVSGDLICVILPQSVAVPSASPSSVSQAASHSGRTCPSSSSAAAQTPPPKQTKHSHAMHSNEPGTSSKVAEMQTDPKQEMAPEEEQEAEAAPLTLEPMLCDEAEEGKLPHSLDVLHHNSQSGSPFDAVMVVVHLLMLETGFFPQGSEVKHGEMPSDWRAAGGVYRLKYTHPFCEDSLILVVAVPMGNLLAVNASLKINEKVEKVNKLTLNPVLYVNGIVQREDAAASTYKDLRKLSRVFKDKMAYPVIAAAREAMALPPVFGLSILPPELLLRMLRLLDVGSLLALSSVSRHLNTATADSTLWRHFYRRDFRDSQNPVRNTDWKQLYKTKYKIHKEASRYRPMPRVLPFPRTFPFHPGAFHPIPPPLYPPGIIGGEYDERPNLPHGLLPRPRYDPIGPLPGLPGHDPAGGLLIGRRGHRPSGGRPADIRRGFI; encoded by the exons ATGAAGCTGCGTGTTAGAGTCAACAAGCAGACCAGCCGtgtggagctggagggagaggagcccaCCATCACAGAGCTAAGTATTCAAATCAAGGAGATCCTGCTGCCTTCCCATGGACTCAG CCCGGACACAGAATTCACCCTGTCCCTGAATGGCACAGAGCCTCTCTGCGACACAGGACAGACACTCTCCTCATGCAGCATTGTTTCTGGGGATTTAATCTGCGTAATCCTGCCTCAGTCTGTGGCTGTGCCCTCCGCTTCCCCCTCATCTGTGAGCCAGGCTGCCAGCCACAGTGGTAGAAcctgccccagcagcagcagcgcggCCGCACAAACACCACCACCCAAACAGACGAAACACTCCCATGCCATGCATTCTAATGAG CCAGGCACAAGCAGCAAGGTAGCTGAGATGCAGACAGATCCTAAACAGGAAATGGCCCCTGAAGAAGAACAGGAAGCAGAGGCAGCTCCGCTCACCTTGGAGCCCATGCTGTGTGACGAGGCAGAGGAAGGCAAGTTGCCTCATTCCTTGGATGTGCTCCATCACAACTCCCAAAGCGGCAGCCCATTTGATGCTGTCATGGTGGTCGTGCACCTTCTGATGTTGGAGACTGGGTTCTTCCCTCAG gGTTCAGAGGTCAAGCATGGTGAGATGCCCAGCGATTGGCGGGCAGCGGGAGGGGTGTACAGGCTCAAGTACACCCACCCTTTTTGCGAGGACAGCCTCATCCTAGTTGTGGCCGTTCCCATGGGCAACCTGCTGGCTGTTAACG CCTCCCTGAAGATCAATGAGAAGGTGGAGAAGGTTAATAAGCTGACACTGAACCCAGTTCTCTATGTGAATGGCATTGTACAAA GAGAGGATGCAGCCGCCAGTACCTACAAAGACCTACGCAAGTTGTCGCGGGTTTTCAAAGACAAGATGGCGTACCCCGTGATAGCTGCAGCCAGAGAAG CCATGGCGCTCCCGCCCGTGTTTGGCCTGTCTATCCTGCCTCCAGAGCTGCTGTTGCGAATGCTGAGGCTGCTGGATGTGGGCTCCCTGCTGGCCCTGTCGTCCGTCAGCAGACACCTCAACACTGCCACTGCTGACTCCACCCTGTGGAGGCACTTCTACCGTCGCGACTTCAGGG ATAGTCAGAATCCTGTCAGAAACACAGACTGGAAACAA CTGTACAAGACCAAGTACAAGATACACAAGGAGGCCTCCCGTTATCGGCCCATGCCCCGTGTCCTGCCCTTCCCGCGCACCTTCCCTTTCCACCCCGGGGCATtccaccccatccccccccctctctacccccccggCATCATCGGCGGAGAATACGACGAGCGCCCTAACCTCCCCCACGGCCTCCTTCCCAGGCCGCGCTATGACCCCATCGGCCCGCTTCCAGGTCTCCCAGGTCACGATCCCGCGGGAGGACTTCTGATTGGACGGCGGGGCCACAGGCCCTCTGGGGGCCGGCCGGCGGACATCCGGCGGGGGTTCATCTGA